Within Candidatus Krumholzibacteriia bacterium, the genomic segment CGCGCGAGGAGGCGGTGAGCCTGGTGGTGAGCGTGTCGGATCAGGGCATCGGCATCCCGCGCGACGAAATCGGCAACGTCTTCGACAAGTACTTCCGCGCGCGTTCGCAGGTGTCCGCCAAGATGGAGGGCCTGGGACTCGGCCTCGCAATCGTGAAGAACATCGTGGAACAGCATGGCGGCTCCGTGCGGGTGGAGAGCGAGGAGAACGTGGGCAGCACGTTCTCGTTCACGCTGCCGCGCGAGGCCTGCTTCAACGATCTCATCGGCTACATCGGCGAGATCGTGGACGCGCGGGAGCAACTGCACGAAATGCTGGAGCTGATCGTGAAGATGATTGCGGAGCTCCTCAACGCCAAGCGTGTTTCGCTGATGCTGTTGGACAAGTCGCGCCAGGAGCTGTTCATCAAGATGTCGTACGGCCTGGAGGAATGGGTGGTGGAGAGCACCCGGGTCAAGGTGGGCCAGGGTATCGCGGGCAAGGTGGCGGCGAATGGCGAGCCATTGCTCATCAGCAATATAGAGGAGAACGAGGTGTTCACCGCGCCCAACAACCCGCAGTACGAGACCATGTCGCTGGTGACGGTGCCGCTGCGGGTTAACGACGTCATCGTCGGTGTAATCAACGTGAACAACAAGCTCAGCGGCGCGCCCTTCGACCACGACGACCTCAACCTGCTCATGTCGTTCAGCGAGCGCATCTCGCGGGCGCTGGAGCGCGTGCGCATGGTGGAGGACTCGCACAGCTTCCTGCAGGACACCATCGACGCGTTCCGGCGCATGCTCGAGACGCAGACCAAGACCAAGGTCATCGAGCAGGCGGTGGATCACGCGCTGAAGATTGCACGCAAGATGCGGCTCTCGGAGAAGGACGTGAGCGTGGTGCAATACGTGGCCAGTGTGCACGACATCGGCATGACCGAGATCAGCGACGAAATCCTGAACAAGACGCTGAACCTGTCTTCCGAGGAAATGATGCGCATCCAACGCCACCCCGAGCGCGGCGCGGAGCTCATTCGTCCGCTGGAGTTCGTGGAAGCGGTGAGCAACATCATTCTCTACCACCACGAGCGCTACGACGGCACCGGGTATCCCATGGGCCTCAAGGGCGAGGAAATCCCGGTGGGCGCGCGCATACTTGCGGTCATCGACGCCTTCCAGTCCATGACCATTGGCCGCCCCTATCGCACCCGCAAGACGGTGGAGGAAGCGGTGCAGGAGATCGTGAAGAACGCGGGTTCGCAGTTCGACCGCGAGGTGGTGGAGGCGTTCATACTCGTTCTCAGGGAGGACGGGAAGCTGTCGTCGCGCGAGGAAAAGGAAAGCAAGCGGCGGCTGGGTGGAACGCCGGTGGGCGCGCCCAAGGGATAGAGGGTCACTGGAACAGCCATGATGCAGCCGATTGTCATAGCGCACGTAACCGGGATTGCCACCCCGGGCACGTACCTCCTGCTGGGGGGCGTGCTGGTGGCGCTGGTGTTCCTGACGCTGTGGCGTGAGGCCATCACCACCAATACGTCGCAGTTCTTCTCGCGCACCCTGGCCACGCTGGCCTTCGGGACCAGCCGCGTTACCGCGGTGGTGTTCACGGGCGCGATGATTGCGGCGCCGTCGGGTCCGCCCGCGCTCTACGTCCTGCTCAATTTCCTGTGCCTGTACCTGGCCGCGCGCAGCATGCCCACGGTGTGCGACTTCTGTCCGAACGCCATGGAGATGGGCGAAGACGGCGCGAAGCAGGAGCACGCGCGGGAACGCGAAGAGGTGGAGGCCGAGGCGCGCGCGCAATGGCGCGCGGTGAAGTACCAGGCCGCCGTCTTCGGTCTGACCGCCGGGTTGATCTACGCGGTGGTGCCGCAGGTGCAAAGCGGCCGCATCACCTTCCTGGGTTTGATTACCGCGGTCCTGCTGGGTGCCACCGTGCGCGTGAGCGGTGCGATGGTATCCACGGCACGCACGGCGATGCGCGAAGTGCGGCCGGTGATGTTCCTGCTGGTGGGATCGTTGACCGTATCCTGGCTGCTGGTGGTTGCGGCCGGCATGAGCAGCGGCCACAGCGCGGTGGTGTTCCTGCGCGGCGCGCAGATGGCGGACATTCTGGCGCTCATCGGTGGCCTGTTGTCGCTGCACACCAACTACATCGTCATCGGCACGCGCATGCAGCGGGAGGCGGAAGTACGCACCTTTGAGGCGGAGAAGGCACGCAGCGAACTTAACTTGCTCAGCCGCGTGGCCTCAGACATGTACGACGACTCCAGCTCGCAGCTACGCCGCCAGCGGGATCAGTCGCGCTCGCTGGTGCGGCGTGCGGAGGATATGGAGCGCATGCTGGCAATCGGCCTGCGTATCCAGCAGCACAAGAACGTCAAGGAACTCCTGCAGATGGTCGCGGAACTGGTACGCGAGAACCTCGGCTTCGAAACGGTGATCATCCGCGTGCTCAATGAACGGACCCAGAGTTTCGAGCCGAAGGCCTACGTGGGGCTCAACGCCGACGCGCAGGACACGGTGATGAACCACCGCATTTCGGTTGCGGAGTACGACATGATGGCCGAGCCGCGGTCGCGGGTCGGACGCAGCTACTTCCTGAAGAACCTCACCCCGGTGTCGGGAACCCCACCCGCAATCCGCGAAGGCGAGGAGCCCGGCGTGCTGGTGGACGACCAGTGGGAGGCGGTGGAGCGGCTCATCGTACCACTGGTGGACGACGACGCGGGCGAGCGGACCATCGGCTACATCTCGGTGGAGGACCCGGGAAACCCCGACCGCTCTGTTGCGGACGTCATCGACACGCTCGAGACCATCGCCACCCTGGCCACCATTGCCATTCGCAACCTGAATCGCTACCGCGAGGTGGGCGAGAAGAACGAGAAGCTCAAGCACTACGCGGACAAGCTTTCGAGCCTCAACAAGATGAAGTCCAACTTCGTGGCGACCATCTCGCACGAGTTCCGCACGCCGCTGACGTCCATCAAGGCGTACTGCGAGACCCTGCTCAAGAATGCCGGCTCCATCGACCGCGAGATCCTCAAGGAGTTCCTGGTGGTCATCCAGGAGGAGAGCAACCGTCTGATGGGCCTCATCGAGGACATCCTCGATTTCTCCCAGATGGAGTCGGGCGCGGTGCGCTTCGAGCGCACGTCGTGCAATCTCAATGAAATTGTCACCGTTGCCGCCGGTGAGCTGGAAAAGAACTTCGAGGGCAAGCGCATCACGCTGAACGCACAGCTGCCGCGCGGCGAGGTCAAGATTCGCGCCGAGCGTGACCTGATGAAACAACTGGTGATCAACCTGCTGCACAACGCGTCCAAGTTCACCCCGGAAGGCGGGCAGGTGTGGGTGCGCCTGGAGGACGAAGTGGTGAGCGCGCGCATCATCGTGGAGGACAACGGCATCGGAATTCCCGACGACCAGATAGAGAAGATCTTCGATCACTTCCACCAGGTGGATGGCACCGCCACGCGCCGCCACGGTGGCACCGGCATCGGGCTGGCGATCTGCAAGAATATCGTGGAGTGGCACGACGGCCGTATCTGGGTGGAAAACGTGCCCGGGCGCGGCGCGCGCTTCGTCGTGGTCGTGCCCAAGAAGCAGGCCGTGGTGCGCAGCGAGCTGCTGACCGACTACGTCTCCACACGCCGTTTCGAGGTGGAGCGCTACATGGAACTGGTGGTCGAGCTGGTGGCGGAGCTGCTGCACGTCAAGCGCGCGTCCCTGATGATGATCGACGACGACGGCAAGGAGCTGCGCATCGAGAGCGCCATCGGGCTGGACGAGGACGTGGTGGAGCACGCGCGGGTGCGCCTGGGCGAGTCCATCGCCGGACAAGTAGCGCAGGGAAACAGCGCGTTCCTGGTGCGCAACGTGGAAAACGAGAACCGCATGGGCGGCGCCACGAACGGCAAGCGCTACGAGTCCAAGTCGTTCCTGTCGGTGCCGGTGCGTCGCGATGGCCGCGTCATCGGTGTCATCAACGTTACCGAGCCGGTGGGCCGCGACACGCTGGACGACGCGGACCACGCGTTGCTGGAGCTGTTTGCGGAGCGCGTGGTGCTGGCGCTGGACGCGTTGTCCCACTTCAAGGAGAAGTCGCGCGAATTCGAGGACGTGCGCGCCACCTTCAAGTCGATTCTGGACGCCAAGCGCTACATCGATCCGCACGCGGCCGACGCACTGTCGACCGTGCTGCGCGACGTGGCCGAGCGCATGGGGATGAGCGCCGCGGAGAGCGCCACCCTGCGCTACGTGTTCAACGTGTACGACCTGGGCCTGGCCAAGATCGGGCACAACATCATCAAGCAGCCACGCGAACTCACCGACGAGGATCGCGAGCACCTGGAGCAGCACACCATCGTCGGGACCGACATGCTCAAGCAGATCGAGTTCATCCCCCGTGTGCGTGACGCCGTGTTGTACCACCACGAGAACTACGATGGCAGCGGCTATCCCGGAAAACTCTCCGGGGATGAAATACCCCTGGAGGCTCGCATTATCCGTGTCGCGGACACATTCCGCGCGCTGATTTCGCACCGTCCGTATCAGAAGCAGTACAACCTCAATGAGGCCGTCGAGGTCATCCGGCACCGCGGCGGGACCATGTTCGACCCGAAGGTCGTGGAAGTTTTCATCAATTCGGTGAATCGGCACGCGGATCGCTTCCGAACCACGAGTAGCGAAGCCGAGGCGCCCGCGAGCGTCGAGGAGACGCCGCGCTAGGCAGGAATTGCATAGGAGGCAGGAATGGCGCTGGGCAAAATTCTCATCGTAGACGACGAAGTCTACATTCTGCACATTCTCGACTTCAGCCTTGGGGCGGAAGGGTTTGAGGTTATCACCGCCAACAATGGCGAGCTCGCAGTCGAGAAGGCGAAGCAGGAAAAGCCGAACCTCATCGTGCTCGACGTCATGATGCCGGTGCTGGACGGGTACGAAACCTGCCGGCGCCTCAAGCGTGACCCGGAAACGAAGAACATCCCGGTGGTGTTGCTAACTGCGAAAGGGCGCGACCTGGACAAGCGCCTGGGCTACGAGGTGGGTGCGGTGGACTACATTGTCAAGCCGTTCAGCCCCAGCCGCCTCATCGACCGGATCCAGGAGATCCTGGGCTGCCGCAAGTAGATTGGTTCCTGTAGTGCTGCCATGCGACGCGCGTCGGCCTTCCGGCGCGCGTCGTCTTTTGAAGGGCGGCCGATGTGCGGCGTTGCGCTCGCACGATGAGCGTGGGTATATTGGTGCCCGAACTTCCGGCCCGTGTAGTGCGCGGGGGGCAAGGGTCCGACGGTTATGCGCTCGCGTAAAAGGTGGATGATGTCACTTCGCAGAAATGTGGGACAGTTGCGTCGCCGGCTCCGCAAGTCGGCCGCAACCTCCGTGGCCCGTGTCACCGAGGGCCTCTACAAACTCCCCGCGAGCCGTCGCCAGGCGCTCGCCGAACTCGACCAGCAGCGTTCGGCGCAGGACGGGAAATGGTTCACCGCCCGCGAGAGTGAGATCGTGGAGGCGATTGCCAGCCTGGTTGTGCCCACCGAGGACGACATTCCCGGCGCGGCGGAACTCAGCGTGCTCGGACCCACCGCGGCTGCCACCATTGGTGGCTGGGTGGCGGTGTCACCACAGAAGCAGCGTCTCTATACCCGCGGACTGCTGTCTTTCGACGAAATCGCGCGACGCCGGTTCGGTGCAGGTTTTGCAGCACTGCCGTCGGAAAAGCGCGGGCAGTTGTTCAAGGACGTCGAGGCGATGTACCAGGCGACGCTCCAGTCGCGTTCGGCCGCCGGCAAGGTGACACGGAAGCTGGGGCGTTTTGTCGGCGCGTTCAACGGGTCGGTGCCCGCGGCGGATCTGTTTCCGGTGGTGCTGCGCGACACGAGAGAAGCGTTCTACACCAGCGAGGTGAGCTGGCTGTGGCTCGGCTATGACGGCCCGCCCATGCCGCACGGCTACGAGAACCTGCTGGAACCACGCCCGCGTCTCAAGAGCAACCAGGCCCCGAGCCTGCGCGAGACCGTCGATTCGCTGGCCTCCCGGCCGGTCCCGCCCGTTGCGCACCCGCTGCTCAAGCAGCGCGGCGAAGTGGACGTCGTCATCATTGGCTCGGGCGCGGGTGGCGCCGTCGTGGCCAAGGAACTCGCGGAGGCGGGCCTTGCGGTGGTTGTTATCGAGGCGGGGCCGCGCTTCAATCCGTACGTCGACTATATTTCCGACCGTACCGATTTCGAACAGTTCGCCAAGTTCGCCTTCAAGAAGCAGAAGCAGCGCGACGTGTACACGGTGGGTTCCGCGCGCGAATTCACCTACACGCGAGTGAAGGGCGTTGGTGGTTCGACGCTCAAGTACGCCGCGATGTCGCCACGACTGCACGAATCCGACTTTCGCACGCACAGCGAAGATGGCGTCGGCGCGGACTGGCCCATCACCTACGCCGACCTCGAGCCCTACTACGCCCGCGTGGAATACGAGCTCGGCGTGTCCGGTCCCGGCGGTGAGGAGGCGAACCCCTTTGATCCGCCGCGAAGCACGCCGTTTCCCAACCCCCCGCATCCCTTCAACCTTGCGAGCCATGCGATCAAGCGCGGCGCACAGTCGCTGGGTCTGCACCTGGTGCGCGAGCCGGTGTCGATACCGTCGCGAGAGTGGAAGGGCCGTCCCGCCTGCGTGGGCGCGGGAACGTGTCACATTGGATGTTCGATTGCCGCCAAGTCGAGCATGGACGTCACCTACATCGCCGCGGCGGAGGCCACCGGGAACATCGAGATCCGCACCGAGTGCACCGCGTTCCAGATCCTCATGGGAACGGACGGAAGAGCGCGCGGCGTTCTGTACTTCGACCCGGAGGGCCGTGAGCAGGAAGTGCTCGCCCGGGCGGTGGTGCTGGCCGCCAACGCCGTGGAGACGCCGCGCCTGCTGTTCATGAGCGCCAACGGCCGGTTCCCCGAGGGGCTGGCCAACTCCAGCGGGCTCCTGGGGAAGAACTTCTTCGAGCACATCGCGATCTTCGCGCACGGGCGATTCGAAGAGAGGCTGGACCCGTGGCGCGGCACGCCGACGGGTGGCATGATCCAGGACAACTACGCCACGCGGTCGTCCAACGGTTTCGCGCGCGGATGGACGACCATCGTGACTGCCAACTCGCACTGGCCGCTGGGCATGGCGCGGCGCATTCCGGGATGGGGGGCGGCGCACAAGAACCGGGTGCGGGAGCTGTTCGGGCATTCCGTGTGCGTGGCGTCCATTGGCGAACAGCTGCCCGACGAACGCAACCGGATCATGCTCGACCCCACCGTGAAGGACTCGTTTGGATTGCCGGCGCCGCGTCTGGTGAACGAGCTCTATGACAATGATCGCGCCATGGAGAAGGCGATCCGCAGGGATCTCACCGATGTGCTGGAGGCCTCGGGCGCGAAGGAAATCTGGAAGGTCGACTACATGCCCGGGCAATCGTCGCACTACCTCGGCACCTGCCGCATGGGAAACGATCCGCAGACCTCCGTGGTCGACGCGTGGGGCCGTACCCACGATGTGCGCAATCTCTTCATCTCGGACGGGAGCGTGTTCGTGACCGGCGGGTCCGTGAATCCCGCGTTGACGATTTCCGCGCTGGCCGCCCGCACCGCGGAAGGACTCATCCGGGCGTTCAAAGAAGGAACTCTGTAGGGGGGCGTCCATGAACATCGCGCCTTCCACGCCCGTCCTGTTGCTCTGGTGCCTGGCCGCGGTGGCGTTCGTGTTGACCTTCGTCCTGGTGGCCACGCGCTACGGTGACCTCCCGGAGGAGATTCCGATTCACTTCGGGATCACGGGCAAGGCGGACAACTGGGGCGGCCGTATTTTGATCTGGCTGTTGCCGTTCTCGATGCTCCTGATGGCGGTCTTGATGATTGCGATTGCGCCGATGGCCGCGCGCGATCAGCCCGAGTACCGATGGATTCCCGCCGCGATGGCGCTCTACATCGGCGTCATCACACTGACCATCACCGGGCGCATGATCGCCGTGGCCACGGGGCGCGCCAAGACGCTCGGCTGGTACACGTTTGCGATTATCCTGGTTCCGCCCCTCGCGCTCACGCTCTACGCCTTGTGGTTCCTGCCACGTCCGTAACGGTTGTGGGCATCCGCCGCCGCGAATCCGCTATACTCCCCGCCATGCCTCCCGAGCAGCTCATCGAAGCGTCGACGCCGCGCTACGCGTCTGTCGTCCTGCCCATCCCGGTGGACCAGTCGTTCACCTACGAGATCCCCGAGAAGTTTCGCGGGCGGGTGCAGGTGGGCTATCGCGTGGAGGTACCCTTCGGCAGGCGCAACCTCAACGGCGTGGTGGTGGAGCTGGCGCTCACCAGCGACGTGCCGCGCACCCGCCCGATCGCCGGGCTGCAGGAGACCTTTGCGCCCCCCAACCTGCTGGAGCTGGCCAACTGGATCGCCTCCTACTATGGATGCTCGCGCGGCGAAGCGATGCAGGCGGTTATCCCGCCCAGCTTGAAGCGCGCCAAGGTAAAGCCCCGGCCCACCGGGCTCTTGCGCATCGCCGACGACGCGCTGCGCGCGGCAGGCGAGGCCAGCGACGCGTACGCCGCCGTGCAAAAGAAGCTCTCGCGCGCCAAGAAGCAGCTCGCGCTGCTCACCGAACTGTTGAGCGCGGGTGGCGAGGCGCCGATTCCGGCCATCCTCTCGGAGTGGGGATACGCGCGCGACGTCATCGACGGACTCGCCAAGCGCGGCCTCGTGTGCATTGATGCCGTTGAAAAGGTCTCGCCGCTGGAGTCACTCGAGAGCGTTGTCGAGACATTGACGCCTGCCCAGCTTGATGCGCTTACGCGCATTGAGCAGGACATCTCCGCGCGCGAGTTCCGTCCCTCGCTCATCTACGGTGTCACCGGCAGCGGCAAGACCGAGGTCTACCTGCGCGCCATCCGCGAGGTAATCAACCGCGGCGGCGGCTGCATCGTACTCGTGCCCGAGATCGGCCTCTTGCCCCAGGCGACGGCGCGTTACCGCCGTGCCTTCGGCGACCTGGTGGCCATCATTCACAGCCGTCTCACCGGCCCGGAGCGCTTCGACATCTGGGAGCGCATCCAGCAGGGCGAGCACCGCGTGGTGGTGGGGCCGCGCAGTGCGGTCTTCAGCCCGGTACAGGACCTTCGCCTCATCGTCGTCGACGAGGAACAGGACGAGTCGTACAAGCAGGACGACAAGCCGCGCTACCACGCGCGCAGTGTGGCCATGGTGCGCGGCAAGGAGGAAGGGCTCGCCGTGGTGCTGGGCTCGGCCACGCCGTCGGCGGAGTCGTTGCGCCTGGCGCGTGACAAGCGCTACCAGTTGCTGCGCCTGCCCGACCGCGTGGGCGGCGGTGCCATGCCCGATATTCAGATTGTGGACATGCGCGAGGAGGAGTCCCGCGGCAAGGTGTTCTCGCAGCACCTCATTGAACGCCTCGACGAGACCATCAAGGCGGGCCACCAGGCCATCGTGTTCCTGAACAAACGCGGTCACGCGCGCTACGTGCAGTGCGGCGCGTGCGGCTGGCTGGCCATGTGTGTGAACTGCGACATCTCGCTCACCTTTCATCGCGTGGACGAGCGT encodes:
- a CDS encoding DUF1648 domain-containing protein, with product MNIAPSTPVLLLWCLAAVAFVLTFVLVATRYGDLPEEIPIHFGITGKADNWGGRILIWLLPFSMLLMAVLMIAIAPMAARDQPEYRWIPAAMALYIGVITLTITGRMIAVATGRAKTLGWYTFAIILVPPLALTLYALWFLPRP
- a CDS encoding GMC family oxidoreductase N-terminal domain-containing protein gives rise to the protein MSLRRNVGQLRRRLRKSAATSVARVTEGLYKLPASRRQALAELDQQRSAQDGKWFTARESEIVEAIASLVVPTEDDIPGAAELSVLGPTAAATIGGWVAVSPQKQRLYTRGLLSFDEIARRRFGAGFAALPSEKRGQLFKDVEAMYQATLQSRSAAGKVTRKLGRFVGAFNGSVPAADLFPVVLRDTREAFYTSEVSWLWLGYDGPPMPHGYENLLEPRPRLKSNQAPSLRETVDSLASRPVPPVAHPLLKQRGEVDVVIIGSGAGGAVVAKELAEAGLAVVVIEAGPRFNPYVDYISDRTDFEQFAKFAFKKQKQRDVYTVGSAREFTYTRVKGVGGSTLKYAAMSPRLHESDFRTHSEDGVGADWPITYADLEPYYARVEYELGVSGPGGEEANPFDPPRSTPFPNPPHPFNLASHAIKRGAQSLGLHLVREPVSIPSREWKGRPACVGAGTCHIGCSIAAKSSMDVTYIAAAEATGNIEIRTECTAFQILMGTDGRARGVLYFDPEGREQEVLARAVVLAANAVETPRLLFMSANGRFPEGLANSSGLLGKNFFEHIAIFAHGRFEERLDPWRGTPTGGMIQDNYATRSSNGFARGWTTIVTANSHWPLGMARRIPGWGAAHKNRVRELFGHSVCVASIGEQLPDERNRIMLDPTVKDSFGLPAPRLVNELYDNDRAMEKAIRRDLTDVLEASGAKEIWKVDYMPGQSSHYLGTCRMGNDPQTSVVDAWGRTHDVRNLFISDGSVFVTGGSVNPALTISALAARTAEGLIRAFKEGTL
- a CDS encoding response regulator produces the protein MALGKILIVDDEVYILHILDFSLGAEGFEVITANNGELAVEKAKQEKPNLIVLDVMMPVLDGYETCRRLKRDPETKNIPVVLLTAKGRDLDKRLGYEVGAVDYIVKPFSPSRLIDRIQEILGCRK
- a CDS encoding ATP-binding protein, whose translation is MMQPIVIAHVTGIATPGTYLLLGGVLVALVFLTLWREAITTNTSQFFSRTLATLAFGTSRVTAVVFTGAMIAAPSGPPALYVLLNFLCLYLAARSMPTVCDFCPNAMEMGEDGAKQEHAREREEVEAEARAQWRAVKYQAAVFGLTAGLIYAVVPQVQSGRITFLGLITAVLLGATVRVSGAMVSTARTAMREVRPVMFLLVGSLTVSWLLVVAAGMSSGHSAVVFLRGAQMADILALIGGLLSLHTNYIVIGTRMQREAEVRTFEAEKARSELNLLSRVASDMYDDSSSQLRRQRDQSRSLVRRAEDMERMLAIGLRIQQHKNVKELLQMVAELVRENLGFETVIIRVLNERTQSFEPKAYVGLNADAQDTVMNHRISVAEYDMMAEPRSRVGRSYFLKNLTPVSGTPPAIREGEEPGVLVDDQWEAVERLIVPLVDDDAGERTIGYISVEDPGNPDRSVADVIDTLETIATLATIAIRNLNRYREVGEKNEKLKHYADKLSSLNKMKSNFVATISHEFRTPLTSIKAYCETLLKNAGSIDREILKEFLVVIQEESNRLMGLIEDILDFSQMESGAVRFERTSCNLNEIVTVAAGELEKNFEGKRITLNAQLPRGEVKIRAERDLMKQLVINLLHNASKFTPEGGQVWVRLEDEVVSARIIVEDNGIGIPDDQIEKIFDHFHQVDGTATRRHGGTGIGLAICKNIVEWHDGRIWVENVPGRGARFVVVVPKKQAVVRSELLTDYVSTRRFEVERYMELVVELVAELLHVKRASLMMIDDDGKELRIESAIGLDEDVVEHARVRLGESIAGQVAQGNSAFLVRNVENENRMGGATNGKRYESKSFLSVPVRRDGRVIGVINVTEPVGRDTLDDADHALLELFAERVVLALDALSHFKEKSREFEDVRATFKSILDAKRYIDPHAADALSTVLRDVAERMGMSAAESATLRYVFNVYDLGLAKIGHNIIKQPRELTDEDREHLEQHTIVGTDMLKQIEFIPRVRDAVLYHHENYDGSGYPGKLSGDEIPLEARIIRVADTFRALISHRPYQKQYNLNEAVEVIRHRGGTMFDPKVVEVFINSVNRHADRFRTTSSEAEAPASVEETPR
- the priA gene encoding primosomal protein N', translating into MPPEQLIEASTPRYASVVLPIPVDQSFTYEIPEKFRGRVQVGYRVEVPFGRRNLNGVVVELALTSDVPRTRPIAGLQETFAPPNLLELANWIASYYGCSRGEAMQAVIPPSLKRAKVKPRPTGLLRIADDALRAAGEASDAYAAVQKKLSRAKKQLALLTELLSAGGEAPIPAILSEWGYARDVIDGLAKRGLVCIDAVEKVSPLESLESVVETLTPAQLDALTRIEQDISAREFRPSLIYGVTGSGKTEVYLRAIREVINRGGGCIVLVPEIGLLPQATARYRRAFGDLVAIIHSRLTGPERFDIWERIQQGEHRVVVGPRSAVFSPVQDLRLIVVDEEQDESYKQDDKPRYHARSVAMVRGKEEGLAVVLGSATPSAESLRLARDKRYQLLRLPDRVGGGAMPDIQIVDMREEESRGKVFSQHLIERLDETIKAGHQAIVFLNKRGHARYVQCGACGWLAMCVNCDISLTFHRVDERLKCHLCGYERGVPTRCDKCNSRLLNYTGVGTQRVELDLKALFPGVGVLRMDADTTSGKEGHRKILEEFSTGQYPILL